A stretch of Paludisphaera borealis DNA encodes these proteins:
- a CDS encoding cysteine hydrolase, whose amino-acid sequence MEINKKDTAVVVIDPQNDVLSETGVSWGLVGDSVKENNTVENIARLFRAAKDGGFGVFISPHYLYPADQAWRFGGAVERMMLESKEFFRHDPLSLDGLPGSGADWLDSYKPFIEDGKAIVVSPHKVWGPQTNDLVLQLRKRRVDKIVLAGMLANLCVESHLRELIEQGFEVAVVKDATAGPRHPQLGDGYQAALVNYKFIANAVLTTDEAVNAMQA is encoded by the coding sequence ATGGAGATCAACAAGAAGGACACCGCTGTCGTCGTCATCGACCCTCAGAACGACGTCTTGAGCGAGACGGGCGTCTCCTGGGGGCTGGTCGGCGACAGCGTCAAGGAGAACAACACCGTCGAGAACATCGCACGACTCTTCAGAGCCGCGAAGGATGGTGGTTTCGGCGTCTTCATCTCCCCTCACTACCTTTACCCGGCCGACCAGGCGTGGCGATTCGGCGGGGCGGTCGAACGGATGATGTTGGAGAGCAAGGAGTTCTTTCGCCACGACCCGCTCAGCCTCGACGGGTTGCCCGGCTCGGGGGCCGACTGGCTCGATAGCTACAAGCCGTTCATCGAAGACGGCAAGGCGATCGTGGTCAGCCCCCACAAGGTGTGGGGACCGCAGACCAACGACCTCGTCCTGCAACTCCGTAAGCGCCGCGTCGACAAGATCGTCCTGGCGGGGATGCTCGCGAATCTGTGCGTCGAGAGCCACCTGCGTGAACTGATCGAGCAGGGGTTCGAGGTGGCCGTGGTCAAGGACGCGACGGCCGGGCCCCGGCACCCCCAACTCGGCGACGGCTATCAGGCCGCGCTCGTCAACTATAAATTCATCGCCAACGCGGTGCTGACTACCGACGAGGCGGTGAACGCGATGCAGGCATAG